The DNA window aataaacataactagcaatattttatttttattccttgACTAAGTTTTAGAATATTTGTCACAGTTTAATTGCCATTACTCGCACCTTTGTGTGTGGGGCTGCCGGTTCGAAGACCACTCGTCCCTTATCATCCTTATAGTCGGCGTAGTCGATGGAGTAGATGCACTCCATGCCCAAGGCCTTCTTCTGTCGAGCGGAGTAGAAGCTGGTGCAGAAGGCCACCATAAGGGGGAAACCCTTCGATCGGCCCAGGTCCATCAGAGTGGCGGCCAGGCGGGAGCCCAGACCCTTGCCCCTCATCCAGGAGGCCACACTGGTCACGTCGGAGTACAGCGCCTTCGAGATGTCATAGCGCTCATGAAGATTGACTTCTCGCTTGACCTTCACTAGTAATTGATATATACGGGTCCAAGCGTTATCCTCCAGCTTCGTTTCATCTAAGCGTAATGCTCCCGCATTTGCATTCTCGGGGTAAAGAGCACATGCCATAACCAAGCCCACAATCCGGCCACCATCGTTTTCGTCGAGGGCCAACAGGCTGATGCCCTCTTCGATCATCAACTGGTACAAAGCGTCGTTAATCTTCTCGTTTTGCAGGTGAACGGGTTCGCCGCTGGATTGGCACAAAGGCTCCGCTGTATAGTACTCTTCCCTCAAATAAGCTTTCACGTTTTCATAATCCTCAAGGCACATGATGCGTATCGTGACGCCTTCCATTGTAGTGGGAATCATCACTAACCTTCAGAAAAACTAGCTCATGGCTTTTATATGTCAGCGCTGATCTCTGAGAATGGTTGCAAATTTCTTATCATACATGTATATTTCAAAGTTCATGGGTGGTTCTATGTGGCGAAGAGATTATTGTTATCAACTGGTTTTAGttgtattttttatgaaatattggACTGGTTTCTGTCAAGTCATACGTTGATAAATTCATAATCAACACTTTCCAGCATAACTACATTTATCAATTGCCAAGTCCAAACTATCTATCTTTTATGcttaaaatgcataaaagttgctagttttattattttacaaaattaggAAACATTACCAGATAACTTGCCTGTCGGCTTTGGACCGTGTTTTCTCATGGTCCGTTGTGCACGGAACCCACTCCGTGCGCACCGGTTGTCCCGGACTACTGACCATGTAGCCAAATTCGCCATTATTCTTAGCCATGCCAGTACCATAGCACCCGACTGCGTACGTTCCCAGCCGGTTTACAGCGATTATGGCGACATCAAAAAATGTTTGGTGCTTTCGGATTCGCTGAATGACCAACTCAACTGCCTCCGCCGGCGTTTTGCCCGCCCGCATGGCCTCCACCGCAAGAAGAGAGGGCAGGAAGCGCATGAGGATGTCTCCATCGCCAGTGGTCATAGCGGCGCCCACTTCGTTATCCGCATAAGCAGCGGAGCCGGGTATCGAAGCGTCCCCAACACGTCCAGATATCGTGTGGCGTAGTCCGTTGGTGGAGGTGCCCACGTGGATGTAGCCCTCCTCATCGATGGCGGCCATGGTGATGGTGTCGTGGTTATCGGGTCCGATCTCGATCCGCTCCGATAGAGTGGCATTCGCATCCCATGTGGTTAAGGGCTTGTATGGACCGCAGGAGGTCCTCGGATCGGGGTAGACATTTCGCCAAAAGTTTGGCTGGCAGTTATGCGCTGTCCAGTTTTGCCAAATCGCCATACTTTCGTCTGAATTCAGTGATTCGTTCTGAAATCGCATGGCAATGCCAAAATGGTCGGCGCCGTCACCAACTAGAAGAGTGTGCAGCGTGTGCTCCAAGACATGCTGCGCCACCTTGATGGCACTTTTAATCCGGCGCAGATCCCCTACTGCACCCACCTCCATGGTGCCTCCATCCATAAGCAAGGCATCAAGGGAAGTATCTCCGCGCTCGTCGGGATTGCCGCCGTAGCCAACGGCCATGTCGCACTGCAGCTTTTCGCATATGGAAATACCGCCCACAACTGCGCTCCTCGTCTGTCCAACTCCACCTTTCTCCAGATTGAGCAGTCGCCACGCCTCCTCGTTGGCTTCTGGAAAGTTCCAGGTGTTGATAACCATCGGCAGGAGCGGGGCCGTGGATCTCTCTCCAGAGCTCGTTACATTGTCAGTACATAAAAATCTGTAATAGTTCTTATATGAAAAACGTTGCATTTTATTCAGTGTTTATTTCCTTACCTAACAAGCGATGCCAAAAGGATGCATGTTAGTACCGCCAATATGTTCTTcataacttaatttttaagaCTGTGGGTTTTCAGATGAATGGGGTGCTTTTATACGCAACGGAATTGATAAAGGCACGCAttacaaaactaatttgtattcggataaactgaaaaaaaaagattatcATATATGTTCAGACTTGCATTTTATAAGACCCTCACGGAGCCATACTGACCTAGTAGACTTTATGCAGAATGCCTGCAtatagaatttaaaatttagtTGAAATTTAGTTAGTCAATtgttaaatacaaaaagaccaatttaataataatatttaatcctAATATTTTAGGAGAATGTTAGGTAGACTCAAACCTTTTTATCAGTGCCGAATAACGAAATTAAGTAAAAACGTTTTTGGCATAATTAAAAGCACGCGTCTCCGAAAAATCCAGTTATGCtgatattttcatttggcttatCACAGTTCCCGGCCTACCatagtaaaatattttttcagtttacAGTCATTTGTGGAattttttgatgttttttccAATAACAACGTCATGCTTATTTCACTACGTATAAGCTTACCAATCTTTGATGGTTGATTTTCCTAGGGGCAGTGTCCGAAAACTCATTATCAAGCCAAGATTTTGCATCAACTGCATTTTACCCCTTCAAAAAGAGGTATTTTATCAACACGAGAAATTCTATTTTATCCATTTTCTATAACTCACAAACTAATGAACCCACCGCTGACAAGGTTAGGGCTTACAAAAAATCATAtggatttaatttaaaaatattttgttttatggtAGGCCGGGCATTATCAATTGACctagtatatatttaaattttcatagGTGTTCTATGTGGCGAAGAGGAAGTTGTTATCAACGggatttagttttatttttagtgaaATAGGAGACTGGTACGCTGATCAATTATTTTAGTgataaacatttttcgaaTCTGGCTTTCTGACACAAGGACTTTGAAGAAACATACCTTAAGTGGGAAAAGTGGGGACTTCGTATAAGATTTTGAGATTCCTGCCAAGTGATGATATATTCATAATCAGCACTATCTCTGCACAATAAAGTAGACCATTCTACATTTAATAGCTTTATTTTCTCCATATGGATTTAAGTTTCCAGCACGATTACATTTATCAATTGTCAAGTCCAAAGAATCTAAGGTTAAACGTTTGCTTAATTACTAAAAAGTCTAGTTGACTTAAAGTTTTGCGGCCAAAACCCGGATGTGGGTATGGGGCGCTGGTGGATTGTATATAGGTCGGCCGTGGTCGTCCTTGTAGTCAGCATAGGCCAGTGAATGGATGCTCTCACATCCCTCTTTCATCGCCACCTGGGTGGAGTAGTAATTGGTGCCGCTACCGATAAACAGTGGAAGTCCTCGCAAGCGACCCAACTCACGAAGAGAGCGGGAAAGGATGACCAATAGACCTCTTTTCCTCATAGAGGGGTGAACGGAGATGGCCAGCAGATTCATGTAGGAGGAGACTCCGAAGCGTTCGAAAATCTTCGCTTCGCGCTCCATTTTGGCTATCAACTTCCTGCTGCGACCCAAGGCATTGGGCTCCATTTCGTCGGCTTCCTTGTGCTGCTTTGCCATTTCGCTGCAATCCATCGTCTCAGCCACGGCAATGCCAACCAGTAGTCCTCCATTGTTATCGTCCAATGCTACTATAGAAAGTCCCTGAGTGATTACCGCCAGGTATTGCCTATCCACTTCTTCCTCGTGCTGTAGATGAATTTGCTCCTTAAGGCCCATTCCCATGGGTTCATCGTAGTGAAAGTAGTCCCTCAAGAAGGTTTTTACTATTGGATAGTCGGACTCCTTCATAACTCGCACAATTATGCCATTTCTTTGACTTAGTATCATGGTGGATTAAACGGGGCTTTTCGGTTTCCCGGTGAGGTTCACTATGGTATATTCTCCAATATTGTACGGGCCTTTTATAGAAACCGAACTAGGCCGTCAACCAATTTCGGCATGACAACTATAATCTTCTCAATGACATAGCTAATTTTAACCATTTACCAAAACAACAGGATGCTATTGAGTTGATTAAAATACGCTAAGAATCTACCGGGAGGTCAAAACTAATAAACATTCTTTAATTCAAAAGGTTATCATTACGCTTTACCAtctgtttttaaatatatttagaaattGAGAAATGCATAAAAGTTgctagttttattattttacaaaattaggAAACATTACCAGATAACTTGCCTGTCGGCTTCGGACGGTGTTTTCTCATGGTCCGTTGTGCATGGAACCGACTCCGTGCGCACCGGTTGTCCCGGACTACTGACCATGTCGCCGAATTCGCCATTATACCTAGCCATGACACTACCTTGGCACTTGACTGCGTACGTTCCCAGCCGGTTTACAGCGATTATGGCGACATCAAAAAATGTTTGGTGCTTTCGGATTCGCTGAATGACCAACTCAACTGCCTCCGCCGGCGTTTTGCCCGCCCGCATGGCCTCCACCGCAAGAAGAGAGGGCAGGAAGCGCATGAGGATGTCTCCATCGCCAGTGGTCACAGCGGCGCCCACTTCGTTATCCGCATAGGCAGCGGAGCCGGGTATCGAAGCGTCCCCAACACGTCCAGGCATCGTGTGGCGTAGTCCGTTGGTGGAGGTGCCCACGTGGATGAAGCCCTCCTCATCGATGGCGGCCATGGTGATGGTGTCGTGGTTATCGGGACCGATCTCGATCCGCTCCGATTGCGTGGCATTCGCATCCCATGTGGTTAAGGGCTTGTATGGACCGCAGGAGGTCCTCGGATCGGGGTAGACATTTCGCCAAAAGTTTGGCTGACAGTTGTGCGCCGTccaattttgcaaaattgCTATGTTTTCGTCGGAATTCAGTGATTCGTTCTGGAATCCCATGGCAATGCCGGAATCGTCGGCCCCGTCACCAACTAGAAGAGTGTGTAGCGTGTGCTCCAAGACATGCTGCGCCACCTTGATGGCACTTTTGATCCGGCGCAGATCCGCCACTGCACCCACCTCCATGGTGCCTCCATCCATAAGCAAGGCATCAAGCGTAGTATCTCCGCGCTCGTCGGGATTGGCGCCGTAGCCAACGGACATGCCGCACTGCAGCTTTTCACACATGGAAATTCCGCCCACAACTGCGCTCCTCGTCTGTCCAACTCCGCCTTTCTCCAGATTGAGCAGACGCCACGCCTCCTCGTTGGCTTCTGAAAAGTTCTAGGTGTTGATAACCATCGGCAGGAGCGGGGCCGTGGATCTCTCTCTAGAGCTCGTTACATTGTAAGTACATAAAAATCTGTAATAgttcatacatatatcaaaaatGATGCATTTTAATCAGTCTTTATTTCCTTACCTAACAAGTAATGCCAGCAACAGGATGCATGTCAACACCGCCAATAACTTCTTCATAACTTTATTTTGAAGACTGTGGGTTTTCAGATGAATGGggtatttttatatacaacGGAATCACTAAAAGCGGGCATtataaaactattttgcaTTCGGATAAATtttgcactgaaaaaaaagttttataattattatgcTGTGACGTCGTTGACTATATAATTCTAGAAAGTTTCACAAATTAGGAATACAGTgtacaataataaaattaatattttttgttactTTACTGATTTTTTGGCCATTCACCCTAAATTGTAAAACTAAaagaaacaattttttaaaaatataataaaaagtagtgcataaaaaaggtttaattTGATCCAAAAACTGGAGTCTGTGTTCCAGGTGTTTGGCATCTATCAACTTAAATGCAAATGGTCTGCCCGCCTCTAAGATTATGACTGAGCCGTAGACTTTGTGCACTGAgcacaattttttttccaactaGGTTATATTTGGAActaataataaatgtatattattatAGATTGTTCCTTGATGTATAATATGTAAATAAgtagaataaataaaataaaataataaggTTGAATAACCTTTCAAGCAAtactgaaaagaaaataaatgtcCAGTTAGTTATTTGttgaatacaaaaaagatCAATTAATAACGCATCGTATATTATTAAGATTTAAGAGAATGActcaaaaaatgttttcagtGCGGAATAACGTAATTAACTAAAAACGTTTTTGGCATAATTAAAAGCACGCGCCCCCGAAAAATCCAGTTATGCTGATGCTTTCATTTTCTTATCAGATTGTTAtgagaaatatatattaaatatacatactatAATCATAAACAGTGCCAGATCTACTGCCAATCTAGACGAGCGCGGATATACTTCCCTTGATGGCTCGCTAACGGATGAAGTCACCATTAAGGTTGTTGCAATGGTGGATCTGCGCTGGATCGGAAGTGCCATTAGGACCTCCTGCATTCCGTACAAGAACTTTGACCACATGGGATCGAGCGGATCGAGACCGGTCCCGATAACCACGACACCATCACCATGGCCGCCATCGATGAGGATGGCTACATTCACGTGGGCAGCTCCACCAACGGACTACGCCACACGATGCCTGGACGTGTTGGGGACGCTTCGATACCCGGCTCCGCTGCCTATGCGGATAACGAAGTGGGCGCCGCTGTGACCACTGGCGATGGTCGACATCCTGATGCGCTTCGTGCCCTCCTTGCGACCGTGGATATCCGGCAGAGAGACGTCGCAGGTTTGTTACCTGTTCCACTTCATGGGCAGTAGTCCGGGATGGCCGGCGCGATGGAATCAGTTAGGTTTTTAAGTACTCTCTTTGGAACTTGGTTCAGAAGTTGTTCGGTAGTATTGTAATCTCAAGTTTGAAGTATACATGAGAAAGTATGTTTTTGTATACTCAAGAAAATTAGCCAATTAACTTTTAATCCCAAATTTTGGttatgaatataaatactttaaggCGCTTAACGAATTAACGGTTACCGACTAGTTTAGCGCTGCCAGACCTTTGAAGTTTGCTGTGGTATATATTCACAACCACCATTACGGTCACACTGCATTCTACtcttcaaaaaatatttacgagATAAAAACGCTTAGAATTCGGCGTTTTCGAGGGTAGTTTTTTGACTGACGCAGGTAATTCCAAAAAGGAATGACATAGAGATCAAGTGGAAGAGATTGAGATCGGAAACCGGCGGACACCCAAGCTGTGTGCCATTTGCCACCCAGCAGCACGCCTTTTGcagcaggatgcaggatgccACAGTTCCGGATCCGGAACCCACCAGCACCGACAGCAGTTGCTCCGTTGAAAAGGCCAATTGCGGGGAACCGGTACAGAATCATGCAGCTGCCGAGCGGGAGGCGGAAGCCAACGATGCCAATTGCACCATATGTGGTGCCGCAAAGGCCTCGGCTCTCTTGGATCTGCGCTCCAACCATGTGATGCAACGTCGCCTGAGTCGCGACTGGAAGATCCATGTGAGTACTCGGGAAAGAATTCCATCCTGACGCCCAGGCCAACTCTAAGATTACTTTCATTCCCAGGCCGATGTAATCCGATCCACTTTAAAGGCCATTTGCGTGGAGTGCGTGTGCAAGCTGAACATGCACTCGGAGGTCACTCGATCCCTGATGCAGCGCATGCAACTGCTGCAGCGTTCCGGAGGTGAAACCACCAAGGTGACAACCACCACTACTTCGCCAAGCCAGCACAGTCCACCCATTGCCGATGCGGAAGTGTCCACCACCCTGATAGAGAGTCAGGAGGAGGTGGCGCACAGCGGGCAGAGCGTTCGCAGCTCGCCTTCCTCCTGTTCCGTGCTGGAAGTCTATCTTGCTCAGCAACCCTACTCTCCATCGGCTAAGGATACAGAAGAGAAGCAAGCGGAGGGCTGGAAATGGCGAACACGGCTGGAGTGCCATGAATGTGGTCGAGCCTATTTTCGGCGAGACTACTACGCCTTGCACTTGAGGCGCTGCTCCAAGACCCGCAGAAAGCAGCCCCGTCCTTCGCGCGCCAAATGTCGTGTGCTCAATGAGGCTAGCTATGATGGAGAATCGCCATCCAGAGTTACCCGTTCCGCGCGCATATACTACTGTCGGCATTGTGATGAAGAATTCGAAACCGTGATCAGTAAGCGGCAGCATGAGCGGTTGAAGCATCAGCAGCGATATCCTTGTGACTTGTGCGATGCTCAGTTGGACACGAAGTACGAGTGGGAAATGCATCACACCATCTGCCAGGCCAAGCAGGAGGTTAGTATGCATGCATCGcaaaaaagtttatatttACCTATACTGCTTATCTGTACAGGCCTTAGCAAACCTGGAGCGGGAGGATTCAGGACAAACCGTTCAGTTCTCTCGGGTGCCAAGGGCATGCTCCACGCGCCCTCGCTCACGGGCTTGCTCCGAAGCTTGGGATAAGTACGACGTGGATGAGGACTATGAAGACGATGAAGAGCATGAAAGCGATGGCGAGGAACTTGAAGAGGGCGATGACGAGCAGGAGGATGCCATGTACGCACGACGTATGAACTTTACTGGCGACTGGATCGTTAACCACAGCcgcagcaatagcaacagcgCTGGTAATCTCTCCCTTCTGTACGGAGACTACGGTATGGTGGAAACGCATATGACCACCGACAAAGAGTATGGTaaatatcttttaaaatatgttcTTGATCTGTATTTAAAAATGCTTCAATTCGCTGGCAGATCTTTACCTACTTGACCTGCTAAAGACGCAGGTGCGACTGAAAGCATTCACTTGTCTTACGCCGGGCTGTGGCTACCAGACGGACACCCTAGTAGCTCTAATGAAGCACGATTACATGGAGCATTGGAAGATGAGCTGGTTCTACTGTCACAAGTGCGGCGATGTCTTCACCAGCAAGTAAGTCGCAACGAACTTATAAGTAGTAACTCTCATTTGATTGGAATTCATAATGAATATTGCTTTTTTGCAGAGTCTTCCTAGACTACCATATGCATCTTCAGAACCGCGGCCTGTACATATGCCATAAGTGCCGGGATGAGTTTGAATTGCAACATCAGTTGGACCGCCACTTCCAGCTTCACAAGAAAGGGATCAACTATCACTGCAACTTCTGCCGATTGGAGTTCCTTAGCGAGGCCAAGCTACTGGCCCATTGCAAACAGCGGGGGCACAGTCCCAACGATGAGCCCCTCATCAGCATTGATCGTTCCCTTTCGATTGTCAACTGCCATGGGCCCCGGTCAGCGGACTGTCCTCGAATAGTTAAGACGTACGAAGAGCGTGAGTTCTATATTCCGCGAATGCCGATGCCCTCCACGCAGCCCATGCACTTGCCCCAACATAAACCATTTCGTTTTGCCATCGGAATTTGCGATTTTGAGGAGCGAAATCCGAACTGCGTTGGATGTCACTGATTAAGAACTTGTTGTGAGTTCTGTTCTTCGTCTGCAATATATACGAATAGGTCATGCTACCCGATACTATTAGagttaaatgtgtttatatgCACACTCTTTAGCAGAGTAACGAGGCGttcgactacagcgttctccCTGGATTATCTAGCATTAATCTAGTAAAATTAGATATTggtattttttataataaatattgtgCCGTTGTCagaaaaaaacgtattaattatttgattcTTCAGTCAGTTTATTTCGCGTTTCTTCGCTGATCTTTACATGATGAAAGTCGGGTGTCTAgggataattta is part of the Drosophila yakuba strain Tai18E2 chromosome 2R, Prin_Dyak_Tai18E2_2.1, whole genome shotgun sequence genome and encodes:
- the LOC6530969 gene encoding arylalkylamine N-acetyltransferase-like 2, which gives rise to MIPTTMEGVTIRIMCLEDYENVKAYLREEYYTAEPLCQSSGEPVHLQNEKINDALYQLMIEEGISLLALDENDGGRIVGLVMACALYPENANAGALRLDETKLEDNAWTRIYQLLVKVKREVNLHERYDISKALYSDVTSVASWMRGKGLGSRLAATLMDLGRSKGFPLMVAFCTSFYSARQKKALGMECIYSIDYADYKDDKGRVVFEPAAPHTKVRVMAIKL
- the LOC6530970 gene encoding putative N(4)-(beta-N-acetylglucosaminyl)-L-asparaginase GM21137, translated to MKNILAVLTCILLASLVRFLCTDNVTSSGERSTAPLLPMVINTWNFPEANEEAWRLLNLEKGGVGQTRSAVVGGISICEKLQCDMAVGYGGNPDERGDTSLDALLMDGGTMEVGAVGDLRRIKSAIKVAQHVLEHTLHTLLVGDGADHFGIAMRFQNESLNSDESMAIWQNWTAHNCQPNFWRNVYPDPRTSCGPYKPLTTWDANATLSERIEIGPDNHDTITMAAIDEEGYIHVGTSTNGLRHTISGRVGDASIPGSAAYADNEVGAAMTTGDGDILMRFLPSLLAVEAMRAGKTPAEAVELVIQRIRKHQTFFDVAIIAVNRLGTYAVGCYGTGMAKNNGEFGYMVSSPGQPVRTEWVPCTTDHEKTRSKADRQVIW
- the LOC6530971 gene encoding arylalkylamine N-acetyltransferase-like 2, which encodes MILSQRNGIIVRVMKESDYPIVKTFLRDYFHYDEPMGMGLKEQIHLQHEEEVDRQYLAVITQGLSIVALDDNNGGLLVGIAVAETMDCSEMAKQHKEADEMEPNALGRSRKLIAKMEREAKIFERFGVSSYMNLLAISVHPSMRKRGLLVILSRSLRELGRLRGLPLFIGSGTNYYSTQVAMKEGCESIHSLAYADYKDDHGRPIYNPPAPHTHIRVLAAKL
- the LOC6530972 gene encoding LOW QUALITY PROTEIN: putative N(4)-(beta-N-acetylglucosaminyl)-L-asparaginase GM21137 (The sequence of the model RefSeq protein was modified relative to this genomic sequence to represent the inferred CDS: substituted 1 base at 1 genomic stop codon), giving the protein MVINTXNFSEANEEAWRLLNLEKGGVGQTRSAVVGGISMCEKLQCGMSVGYGANPDERGDTTLDALLMDGGTMEVGAVADLRRIKSAIKVAQHVLEHTLHTLLVGDGADDSGIAMGFQNESLNSDENIAILQNWTAHNCQPNFWRNVYPDPRTSCGPYKPLTTWDANATQSERIEIGPDNHDTITMAAIDEEGFIHVGTSTNGLRHTMPGRVGDASIPGSAAYADNEVGAAVTTGDGDILMRFLPSLLAVEAMRAGKTPAEAVELVIQRIRKHQTFFDVAIIAVNRLGTYAVKCQGSVMARYNGEFGDMVSSPGQPVRTESVPCTTDHEKTPSEADRQVIW
- the LOC6530973 gene encoding zinc finger protein 33A → MQDATVPDPEPTSTDSSCSVEKANCGEPVQNHAAAEREAEANDANCTICGAAKASALLDLRSNHVMQRRLSRDWKIHADVIRSTLKAICVECVCKLNMHSEVTRSLMQRMQLLQRSGGETTKVTTTTTSPSQHSPPIADAEVSTTLIESQEEVAHSGQSVRSSPSSCSVLEVYLAQQPYSPSAKDTEEKQAEGWKWRTRLECHECGRAYFRRDYYALHLRRCSKTRRKQPRPSRAKCRVLNEASYDGESPSRVTRSARIYYCRHCDEEFETVISKRQHERLKHQQRYPCDLCDAQLDTKYEWEMHHTICQAKQEALANLEREDSGQTVQFSRVPRACSTRPRSRACSEAWDKYDVDEDYEDDEEHESDGEELEEGDDEQEDAMYARRMNFTGDWIVNHSRSNSNSAGNLSLLYGDYGMVETHMTTDKEYDLYLLDLLKTQVRLKAFTCLTPGCGYQTDTLVALMKHDYMEHWKMSWFYCHKCGDVFTSKVFLDYHMHLQNRGLYICHKCRDEFELQHQLDRHFQLHKKGINYHCNFCRLEFLSEAKLLAHCKQRGHSPNDEPLISIDRSLSIVNCHGPRSADCPRIVKTYEEREFYIPRMPMPSTQPMHLPQHKPFRFAIGICDFEERNPNCVGCH